A genomic region of Oryza glaberrima chromosome 1, OglaRS2, whole genome shotgun sequence contains the following coding sequences:
- the LOC127784702 gene encoding ammonium transporter 3 member 1, with protein sequence MSGDAFNMSVAYQPSGMAVPEWLNKGDNAWQMISATLVGMQSVPGLVILYGSIVKKKWAVNSAFMALYAFAAVWLCWVTWGYNMSFGHKLLPFWGKARPALGQSFLLAQAVLPQTTQFYKGGGGADAVVETPWVNPLYPMATMVYFQCVFAAITLILLAGSLLGRMNIKAWMLFVPLWLTFSYTVGAFSLWGGGFLFHWGVMDYSGGYVIHLSSGVAGFTAAYWVGPRSTKDRERFPPNNVLLMLTGAGILWMGWAGFNGGDPYSANIDSSLAVLNTNICAATSLLVWTCLDVIFFKKPSVIGAVQGMITGLVCITPGAGLVQGWAAIVMGILSGSIPWFTMMVVHKRSRLLQQVDDTLGVFHTHAVAGFLGGATTGLFAEPVLCSLFLPVTNSRGAFYPGRGGGLQFVRQVAGALFIICWNVVVTSLVCLAVRAVVPLRMPEEELAIGDDAVHGEEAYALWGDGEKYDSTKHGWYSDNNDTHHNNNKAAPSGVTQNV encoded by the exons ATGTCGGGGGACGCGTTCAACATGTCGGTGGCGTACCAGCCGTCGGGGATGGCGGTGCCGGAGTGGCTGAACAAGGGCGACAACGCGTGGCAGATGATCTCGGCGACGCTGGTGGGGATGCAGAGCGTGCCGGGGCTGGTGATCCTGTACGGCAGCATCGTGAAGAAGAAGTGGGCGGTGAACTCGGCGTTCATGGCGCTCtacgccttcgccgccgtgtggCTGTGCTGGGTCACCTGGGGTTACAACATGTCGTTCGGCCACAAGCTCCTCCCGTTCTGGGGCAAGGCGCGGCCGGCGCTGGGCCAGAGCTTCCTCCTCGCCCAGGCCGTGCTCCCGCAGACGACGCAGTTCtacaagggcggcggcggcgccgacgccgtggTGGAGACGCCATGGGTGAACCCGCTCTACCCGATGGCCACCATGGTGTACTTCCAGTGCGTGTTCGCCGCCATCACGctcatcctcctcgccggctcgctGCTGGGGCGGATGAACATCAAGGCGTGGATGCTGTTCGTCCCGCTCTGGCTCACCTTCTCCTACACCGTCGGCGCCTTCTCGCTTTGGGGCGGCGGCTTCCTCTTCCACTGGGGGGTCATGGACTACTCCGGCGGCTACGTCATCCACCTCTCGTCGGGTGTCGCCGGCTTCACCGCGGCGTACTGGGTGGGGCCCAGGTCGACCAAGGACAGGGAGAGGTTCCCGCCAAACAACGTGCTGCTCatgctcaccggcgccggcatACTGTGGATGGGGTGGGCGGGGTTCAACGGCGGCGACCCGTACTCCGCCAACATCGACTCCTCGCTCGCCGTGCTCAACACCAACATCTGCGCCGCCACCAGCCTCCTCGTCTGGACTTGCCTCGACGTCATCTTCTTCAAGAAGCCGTCCGTCATCGGCGCCGTCCAGGGCATGATCACCGGCCTCGTCTGCATCACTCCCGGCGCAG GCCTGGTGCAGGGTTGGGCGGCGATCGTGATGGGCATCCTCTCCGGCAGCATCCCGTGGTTCACGATGATGGTGGTGCACAAGCGGTCGCGCCTCCTGCAGCAGGTGGACGACACCCTGGGCGTCTTCCAcacccacgccgtcgccggattcctcggcggcgccaccacggGCCTCTTCGCCGAGCCCGTCCTCtgctccctcttcctccccgtcACCAACTCCCGCGGCGCCTTCTaccccggccgcggcggcggcctccagtTCGTCCGCCAGGTGGCCGGCGCCCTCTTCATCATCTGCTGGAACGTGGTGGTCACCAGCCTCGTCTGCCTCGCCGTCCGCGCCGTGGTTCCCCTCCGGATGcccgaggaggagctcgccatCGGCGACGACGCCGTGCACGGGGAGGAGGCGTACGCGCTGTGGGGCGACGGCGAGAAGTACGACTCCACCAAGCACGGATGGTACTCCGACAACAACGACACgcaccacaacaacaacaaggcCGCGCCCAGCGGCGTCACGCAGAACGTCTGA